The Sander lucioperca isolate FBNREF2018 chromosome 4, SLUC_FBN_1.2, whole genome shotgun sequence DNA segment GTTTTAGCTAATCCGCCTCTGGAGCCAGCGCTGCCGCTGTTCACCAGTCGGccattttctgtaaccagtgtaacataaaaacatggtggaattagcaagctaactagCCAGCTGTCCCTGAAAAACTGTAACTTTATCAGTTTCGGCTGTTTTTCTGTCGCCACAATGTGAGCTCAACTGCAGTGACATAACTGCGACTTCCACTCTGATTTGGTTTATTAGCCTTAATTAAGCCTTAGTTAGCACGTTAGCCTTAGCTCAGTGTCACAGGTGTAGTGTGTAAACAAGCTAATATAGTAAAGAATTAGAGCTAGTTAGTTGGACGCACCCACCTGAGATTTGATggtgggggaggaggagggacgaaCGGGACGTCCGTTCTCCACAGCGTCCACGTCGGTCTCCTTGGTGTCGatctgagacagagagacagagacagagagagagacagagagagagagagagagagagaaagagagagagagaggagagacagagagagagagagagaaggtgagagagagagagacagagaactGAACAGCAGCATTCATGTTTCTTTAATTaccagtgtgtgtagtgtgtagttgtgtaattaccagtgtgtgtagtgtgtagctgtgtaattaccagtgtgtgtagtgtgtagttgtgtaattaccagtgtgtgtagtgtgtagctgtgtaattaccagtgtgtgtagtgtgtagttgtgtaattaccagtgtgtgtagtgtgtagttgtGTAATTACcagtgtgtgtagctgtgtaattaccagtgtgtgtagtgtgtagctgtgtaattaccagtgtgtgtagtgtgtagctgtgtaattaccagtgtgtgtagtgtgtagttgtgtaattaccagtgtgtgtagtgtgtagttgtGTAATTACcagtgtgtgtagctgtgtaattaccagtgtgtgtagtgtgtagttgtgtaattaccagtgtgtgtagtgtgtaattaccagtgtgtgtagtgtgtagctGTGTAATTACcagtgtgtgtagctgtgtaattaccagtgtgtgtagtgtgtagttgtGTAATTACCAGTGTGTGTACCTTGTAGTTGTGTAATTaccagtgtgtgtagtgtgtagctgtgtaattaccagtgtgtgtagtgtgtagttgtgtaattaccagtgtgtgtagtgtgtagttgtGTAATTACCAGTGTGTGTACCTTGTAGTTGTGGGCGCTGAGGTACTTGAAGTGTCCGAAGCAGacgtgagacagacagaccacgATGGTGACGATCAGCACCACCAGAGTGAACATGGAGGTCGGCGTCTCGAAACCTGCAGCACATTAGCACTTAGCATCActtagcatatatatatatatatatatatatatatatatatatatatatatatatatatatatatatatatatatatacatacatacatacacacacacatatacatatacatatacatatatatatatatatatatacatatatatatatatatatatatatatatatatatatatatatatatatacacatatatatatatatatatatatatatatacatacatacatacatacatatatatatatatatatatatacatacatacatacatacatatatatatatatatatatatatacatacatacatatatatatatatatatatatatatatatatatatatatatatacatacatacatatatatatatatatatatatatatatatatatgtgtgtgtgtgtgtgtgtgtgtgtctctgtgtgtgtgtgtgtgtgtgtgtgtgtgtgtgtgtgtgtgtgtgtgtgtgtgtgtgtgtgtgtgtgtgtgtgtgtgtgtgtgtgtgtgtgtgtgtgtgtgtgtggtagtctGCGTGTGTTTGGTCTAGTCTGATGGTTTTTAAAGGTGGGCACAGTCAGTTTTTTGTAgatgtttttaaatgcattcaTAAATAAAGTGTTCGGACCTCATCATTTGCACGAGTTGCAAGAGTTGGAAATGCCTTCAAATTCCCTCCAGTGGCATTTTTTTCTTGTCAGATTGCCACTACACCATTATCACGTGCACGCGCCCCCGTGATTTGGCTATTGCACTATATATATGgcccatattgcgatttcgataagaTTGCGATTAGCTGTGCGGCCCGGGGGCGGGGCTTACCTGTGCGTACGGTGGAAAAGAAGAGCAGCCAGAAGAGGCAGAGGATGGGAGCCGCCACCACCTGGGTCACAGCTGCCGAGTGGATCTTCTTGTCCAGTTTGGAGGGCAGGTAGGCGTAGTACATGTTGTACCGGTCCACCAGGTGTTTGAGCAGCATGTACATCAGACCTGCAGGGAGTCACATGGATGATATAAAGGGAAGCTTCGggatttttcaacctggacattggtccagtattaagcgagagcGCTGTAATCGGAAGCCgtgaaccaagctgtaatgtaaccctacaggactaatgttcagcagcagttagagtcactaaaagttctgttgttgctgctgacagactcagattattattatataatattactaagtgtctgacaacattatgggatggatccctacagagatagaccttttagttaaagaggaagatccttttagtttaacatgaaccagccccaaaatcaccatcaccaaactataccagactccatgtaaataatcaggacttttagcgtgtatagagccagcatatttccaccagactccatgtaaataatcaggacttttagcgtgtgtagagccagcatatttccaccagactccatgtaaataatcaggacttttagcgtgtgtagagccagcatatttccaccagactccatgtaaataatcaggacttttagcgtgtatagagccagcatatttccaccagactccatgtaaataatcaggacttttagcgtgtatagagccagcatatttccaccagactctatgtaaataatcaggacttttagcgtgtatagagccagcatatctccacatgtaaatgggtgaattaagggtttatttcaaccaaaccagagtggtgattgttggaacagtggaaagatgaaccaagacagcttttggtagttttatttagtttctgtccactttgaataaagtgtgttttacgctaaaagtcctgattattattacatggagtctggtggagatggtgatggtgatatcggggctgtttcatgttaaactaaaaggatcttgcTCTTTTTCTTACTGTAGTACTGACCGAAGGGTACTATGATGGGGCAGGTGACGCTGTAGtactgagagtgtgtgtattaGTACTGTAGTAGTACTGTAGTACTGACCGAAGGGTACTATGATGGGGCAGGTGACGCTGTAGtactgagagtgtgtgtattaGTACTGTAGTAGTACTGTAGTACTGACCGAAGGGTACTATGATGGGGCAGGTGACGCTGTAGtactgagagtgtgtgtattaGTACTGTAGTAGTACTGTAGTACTGACCGAAGGGTACTATGATGGGGCAGGTGATGCTGTAGGCCATCACTACGGTGAAGACGTTCATCATCCAGGCGTACGCCGCTCCGAACTGGAACTCGTAGGCCTGGTGCTGAGAGGACGGAGGACAAACAGAGTTTAGATCAGGAAACAGACACAGCAGCGCCGCCAGGAGGAGGAACGGTGGGAAAACAGACAACAACGTTAAAGAAGCATccaaaaaatgtctaaaaacgccacaaaaaagtgtaaaaaaaaaagatgtgcaaaaacttcaaaatggtgacaaaaatgtcaaataaatactTAGAAAACTGTAACGTCCCCGAGAGGCAACTTGTTGTACAGTACAGGCATATAGACACACAACCACAACACAGACACTGACCCAGACATCTCCAGCACTGTTTATCTCacacataacatacacacatcaaTGACCAGAGtactcagtccctccagaaaaacgggattatgcgatcgcataattcaatgcataatcagccaaagtctgcttttttcaaatacaccgcactttcgccgcaaaaattgccgatttccgcacaaaatatgcaacttgcggtttcatcgtgtcttcatcgcggggtttgcagcttttcgatgatgttcacgttgcgtgattacgtcacttcataacgttcccatggcaacaggggaaaatggctgctcttgtgtgaagtaaaccaacatttttcaacttcctgctaagatatatgggactttattgcaacgaaaatgcggggattatgaaatcatgcaagccccgcatattttgtgcggaaatctgcaatttatgtggcaaaagtgcggcgtatttgaaaaaatgcggcccccgaaataaatatgcagactttggctgattatgtgttgaattatgcgatcacatgATCAGGTtgttctggagggactggttctTATTCTTGGTTCCTGATGTGAAGccctttggatacctgctggctgctataaagtgctatatatatataaatacatgttgattgattgatgccACAAAGCGCTCAGTAAAAGCGGCAGTTGTGTAGGGAATAAAGTCTAAAACATTTCTACGGCGGTGCGTCCTCCTCACCCTCTTGACGTTGCGGCGGTCGGCGGCCGAGCGCGCCAGGCACAGCCGGATCATGTACATCAGCAGGCCGGGGATCCGCAGCAGGTCCATGGCGTTCCCGATGAACGCCGAGGCGATCACGTAGTTCACGAAGAATGCTCCGTTGTCTGGCAGGAAGACGCACCTGAAGGGGACACGTCGCCGCCGTTAGACCACAGCGCCCAACCCAGCGggggaaagtaactaagtacatgtactccagtactgtacttcagtccacatgtcgaggtacttgtacttctaCTCTtatcctgatgatacttacagacctttacttaagttacattttcactgcaggacttttactgtaacagagtattattacagtgtggtattagtacttatactgcagtaaaggatctgaatacttcttccaccgttGGTCCAATAAAACTTTATTAATACTCATGTCAAAAAataccaaagttaccctttaacaatGTGATTTACATCCTTTTTTAAAGTACAAGTTATACAGGGAACTCACTCAAATCTGACTGTGGCATCAGCGAGGAACTTCTTATCGAAGAGCCAGCGGAAGAAAACATCCAGGCTGAAAACAGAGAGAGGTTTGAGTAACGGGACAgcggaggtcaaaggtcacccgGGACAGAAGTCTGCGAGTTTATTACCTGCTGAGGCCGAGAGACGGCAGCAGCAGAACCATGAAGATCAGGAAGGTGTAGCATTTATGCATGGTCGTCCTGTTTTCTCCAGACCTGCAGACACAAACCACACGGCCAATCAGAGACTCCACTGACTTCAGATGCAACTTCACACAAAGTCaaagtttaacaacaaaaaggttggaaaatgcaacaaaaaaagcattaaaaacgtcaaaaaaaagcatcagaagagtcaaagttaaagaaaacaccacaaatGTTGGCTGAAAAAGggccaaaaaagcaacaaaaacctagcctagaaatctagaccactctagcagcagcagccagggccgtctagcaactctccgttggcttgcgagctggaaaaaccaaactctggtcaggccaatcacatcatgtatagagtgggtgggcggggcttatggctgctggcgaacagcggtctttggaatcggctttggccgcgactctggaagacttggagttcagcttttctttgagaaaagaacaaagaacggctctgaagtcattcttaaaaaaggaagatgtgttcagagcatagacagtatataagagtggaccagcaggtcccgtgtctctggacggagaccagtgaagtctctttcccggtgatggctgagcgttactgagcagcctccaactgagcttgaagacgtagatgtgacgtgagcaacctgtctgaaagttggaagtcttctggtagctgtgccaagagaaatctcaatcattcccaatctagcagagacggagagcgtaggtatatgtaaggagataacatagacacaggctaattattgatcactaaaatgatagttaacattagtaattaaacttaaacagctaatggaagtccaaactgcctgagagcttctcctgtactatacggtaattcctctactatgagacagtaagtctcgtggttatgacccaatcgttagcctatttttataaaaacgtctgctacggagccataacgtgaggtacaaggtaatggagccttttatacattgtcgtgtttctttagaaataaacaatggacaaatagagtctttaaactcttcagatgtaaagttattctctgtcaaagtgacgtcaaaatgaatggcagtcaatgggatgctaacgggaggtgatggcttggtagcatcaaaatggcgccataagaGGTTCGCGGtctgaggagaggcttacccccttggttcagagtttaaagttgaatctatcaactagcgttgctctcaTTGGTTggagcgctatcctattgcatgcagagaGAATCTGAAAGACAACCTTTTATcctgcccctcggattgagccctgccaatggtgagccAATGGCTtgtcaggaaaacaaaaacgttgaattaagcgacaaaaatgttgaaaaatgcatctaaaaagtgtaaaaaataaataaaacagggGGCACACTGGGTCACAGCTGGGTTCTTGTGTCGGGCCGCTACACAGCGGCATGCCACCCGCCAAAGTGGCTAGTGAGAGGGACAGTGTTACCCGCCACTGGTGACATCtccccgcatttggcgggttaGGGGCTGCTAATGTCAAGCCCTGGTTACCTGAGTTTAGCTGAGTGTGTTTACCTGGTCCAGTGTTACCTGAGTTTAGTAGAGTGTGTTTACCTGGTCCAGTGTTACCTGAGTTTAGTAGAGTGTGTTTACCTGGTCCAGTGAGCCTCGAAGAAGGCGGAGTAGTAGACGATGGTGGGCAGCAGAGCAGAGAAAGCCCAGAGCAGCAGAGTGGGGAAGAACTGAGTCACGATCGGGTTCTGTTAGAAACAAAAGCACAACGCAGCAGAAAGTCAGAGACAAAGATCGGTAAGGTAACGtttccctgtgtctttagctgcatgtagggtaacgttaccctgtgtctttagctgcatgtaGGGtgacgttaccctgtgtctctaGCTGCATGTAAggtaacgttaccctgtgtctctaGCTGCATGTAGggtaacgttaccctgtgtctttagctgcatgtaaggtaacgttaccctgtgtctctaGCTGCATGTAGggtaacgttaccctgtgtctttagctgcatgtaAGGtgacgttaccctgtgtctctaGCTGCATGTAAggtaacgttaccctgtgtctctaGCTGCATGTAAggtaacgttaccctgtgtctctaGCTGCATGTAAGGtgacgttaccctgtgtctctaGCTGCATGTAAggtaacgttaccctgtgtctctaGCTGCATGTAAggtaacgttaccctgtgtctctaGCTGCATGTAAggtaacgttaccctgtgtctttagctgcatgtaAGCtgacgttaccctgtgtctttagctgcatgtaaggtaacgttaccctgtgtctctaGCTGCATGTAGggtaacgttaccctgtgtctctaGCTGCATGTAGggtaacgttaccctgtgtctttagctgcatgtaAGGtgacgttaccctgtgtctctaGCTgcatccctctctgtctgtctgatgtgtctgtgtgtctgactctctgatatgtctgtctgtctgtctgtctgactctctgatgtgtctgtctgactctctgatgtgtctgtctgtctgtctgactctctgatgtgtctgtctgactctctgatgtgtctgtctgactctctgatgtgcctgcctgcctgcctgcctgtctgccatTAGTTGCTAATGAAAGCGAAGGTCAGCTGCAGCTCTTACGTTAAGATACTCGACGGGCTTGGTGACGTTGAACTTGTCCATGGTGGAGATGATGATGGCGGGCGTCGTGAGGAAGAAGAGCAGCAGGAAGAGGATGACGTTGATGATGAAGCAGCGGATCCACCAGGAGATCCCGCCCAGCGACAGGTGCTCCCTGCAGGGACAAACCGCCACGCGTCAGGTAAAGCTCATGATTTAGCTGTATGTTGGGTATGTTGGTTCGTGTATCTATGCAACAATCCCAACAGGCACATTCCACGTGGGGCAACTACTGACttaaagtccagttcagaccaaagatttgtgtCGAGACAAGCGTAAACattagtcagtccctccagaaaaacgtgattatgtgatctcataattcaatgcataatcagccaaagcctgcatatttatttcgggggccacatcttttcaaatacgccgcactttagccgcataaattgccaatttctgcgcaaaatatgcggggcttgcatgatttcataatccccgcattttcgttggaaaaaagtcccatatatcttatcagaaagatgaaaaatgttgcgtttacttcacacaagagcagctgttttcccctgttgccatgggaacgttatgaagtgatgtaatcacgcaacgtgaacatcatcgaaaagctgcaaaccccgcgatgaagccatgatgaaactgtagtttttgcaagttcccgcaatttcatcacataaaattacataaatatccttcatattccatcgcattttttaagaaaacgtgccgcataataaAGGAGTTtagcccaaaactatcacaaaaaaactctgcatttttcctgAAGGACTGATTAGTCTCCTGCAACTCTCTGAGCAGCTGACTTCTCTGTTGGCTGTATGCTGCGTTCAAGGCAtcccgtaactcgtgttttcacaaccttctaccggTGAAAGTGTCCTGGAACGGCAgtcgattgtgtactactacaggttatgtttattaaatgaagcccaaaatatgtcgccgactagaacTAGAAATCGGTAGTATAAGCTAGCGCTacctaacgtcaacgttaggctACCTAACATCAACCTTAGGTAGCCTAACCTGAACCCTGCCATCGGCACATTGTTTAGCTAGCCAGCGTTGACGGTGTGccaaatgtcattatttttatcATCAGACGCACAAATCTGCTGTACTTAAACCATCAAACAGTCCCGTAACTTACTCCCCGTGAACtggtaccagatcgttgtactcccagttacacacacataaacaacaacggcgccccctgttgatgctgtacagacgccgctgattaacggtgagaaatagaaataaatagacataaataggcaacgtaaagtaatcaaaacaatacacatacgattgtgtattactacaggttatgtttattaaatgaagcccaaaatatgtcgccgactagaaatcgctagtatcatctagcgctagctagcgctagctaacgtcaacgttaggtagcctaacctgaaccctgcaaacagcaCAATGTTTAGCTAGTCAGCTTTGACGGTGTGccaaatgtcattatttttatcATCAGAAGCACAAATCTGCTGCACATCAACGTAACTAAACCGACTTTCACTCAATCACAGTTTAACTGGACAtgctggaacgctaccaagtcgcgAGTcatgacttgaagtcgtaacttacgggctaaacatggtgtctggaacgcagcagtAGAAACAGGTGATGTTCCAGAGCGGTTTGGTCTGGCTGGGAACCTTTGGTCTGAACGGGGCtttagagggggggggggggggggttctgtgGACATACCAGCGGACGTTCTGCGGGTCGGGCGCGTACGAAACGCTCCAGTTGTGGACATGAAGAACCTCGCTGAACTGAGACGACTGTGGCTCCTGTTGACAGCGACAGCCCTGAACCTGGCACGCGTTAAAGTCCTTCAAAATACTGTGGAGACAAAGGGGGAGGAGTCAGATACAGAGGGGGAGGAGTCAATCGACAGAGGGGGGTGGAGTCAGAGGGGGAGGagtcagagacagagggagaggagtcAGAGGGGGAGGAGTCAGATACAGAGGGGGAGGAgtcagagacagagggggaggagtcagagacagagggggaggagTCATAGGGGACGGGTCATATACAGAGGGGGCGGAGTCAGAGAAAGAGTCAGAGATGACGAGGttaaagagaggaggagaaggagtcagaaacatcagtcagtcagtcagtcagtcagtcagtcagtcagtcagacagacagacagacagacagacagacagacagacagacagacaggcaggctcACATGGCGGTCATGGACTCGTTCTGGAAGGTGACGAAGGCCATGCCCAGCGGCTTGGTGTGgaccttctccttctccttgcGGTACTCCTCCTTCAGCTTGGCTTCTCTCTTGGTGTAGTAGCTGACCGCCTCCTCCTGCAAACACACCGGAGGCTGCTCAATCACTGCTAACAGGCTAACAGGCTAACAACCCCCCCCGACACCCCAAATCACACCTGGGATATCTTTTGGTTCTGGATTTGttaaaataaactttttaaaaaatatatattttacaccagagcagggggaatgagaggggggaagaccagagcagggggaatgagagggggaaacaccagagcagggggaatgagagggggaaacaccagagcagggggaatgagagggggaaacaccagagcagggggaatgagagggggaaacatcagagcagggggaatgagaggggagcagggggaatgagagggggaaacgccagaggagggggaatgagagggggaaacgccagaggagggggaatgagagggggaaacaccagagcaggggggaatgagagggggaaacaccagagcagggggaatgagaggggagcagggggaatgagagggggaaacgtcagagcagggggaatgagagggggaaacaccagagcagggggaatgagagggggaaacgccagagcagggggaatgagagggggaaacaccagagcagggggaatgagagggggggaacaccagagcagggggaatgagagggggaaacgtagcagtgGAGATGTAGCCTCAGTGTGCGTTAGCGTTGTAGCGTGTTTAGGGTCACCTCCTCGCAGCCGGTGATGGCGCAGCAGCAGAGGTGTCCGCAGGGTTTGGGGTTGATCATCGTGGGAACGTGTTCCTTGGCCATCAGGTCGGTGAAGAACTTCTTACTGCGCTCCGTCTTCTTCCTGACAAACACACCCAACGTTTCCGCTCAGTCAGCTCATCTATTCTTTCATATGTTCAATAAAACCCAAAATAAACCTCCATCAGATCTCagattattctaagtgtctgacaacattatgggatggatccctacagagatagaccttttagttaaagagtaagatccttttagtttaacatgaaacagccccgaaatcaccatcaccaaactacaccagactccatgtaaataatcaggacttttatcatcgtaaaacacacttcattcaaagtggacagaaacaaaataaaactaccaaaagccgtcttggttcatctttccactgttccaacaatcaccactctggtttggttgaaataatcccttaattcacccatttacatgtggagatatgctggctctatacacggtaaaagtcctgattatttacatggagtctggtggaaatatgctggctctatacacgctaaaagtactgattatttacatggagtctggtggaaatatgctggctctatacacggtaaaaatcctgattatttacatggagtctggtggaaatatgctggctctatacacgctaaaagtcctgattatttacatggattgTCCTGTAGCgctacattgcagcccggttacAGTGTTCTCGCTAAATACTGGAATcatttcagagattgttgttcacatcagtcacaGAAACATGGGAAgatatggttaaaaaaaatgtatataataatagacCATTTCTGAGCTTAACTGTGCACACAGGGAGCTTTGTCTTTGGTTTAAATTCTCCTTCACATAGGTCTACATTGTTGCTAAAAGTTCCTAATTTTGGTTTTCACCAAATATCAACAACCATTTCTCTCTATACATGAGAAACATGTTGCTCCTTATCTCCTGAGTAGCCCATCCTGGGGAATGTCAACCAATCAAACGGTG contains these protein-coding regions:
- the LOC116049136 gene encoding CSC1-like protein 2 isoform X2 codes for the protein MLRALIVTMAVFGGGGGQACSGQDNCSVNNESKDYCYSARIRSTVLQGLPFGGVPTVLALDFMCFLVLLFVFSILRKVAWDYGRLALVTDADSVRRDTDNYEAVTGNSVASAMHSETPDRYERLTSVSSSVDFDQRDNGFCSWLTAIFRIKDEEIREKCGEDAVHYLSFQRHIIGLLVVVGVLSVGIVLPVNFSGDLLVRYISKEAFLSQGVPRPPSKEENNAYSFGRTTIANLKSGTNLLWLHTTFAFMYLLLTVYSMRRHTSKMHYKEDDLVKRTLFINGISKYAEESQIKQHFEQAYENCTVLEARICYNVARLMSLNAERKKTERSKKFFTDLMAKEHVPTMINPKPCGHLCCCAITGCEEEEAVSYYTKREAKLKEEYRKEKEKVHTKPLGMAFVTFQNESMTAIILKDFNACQVQGCRCQQEPQSSQFSEVLHVHNWSVSYAPDPQNVRWEHLSLGGISWWIRCFIINVILFLLLFFLTTPAIIISTMDKFNVTKPVEYLNNPIVTQFFPTLLLWAFSALLPTIVYYSAFFEAHWTRSGENRTTMHKCYTFLIFMVLLLPSLGLSSLDVFFRWLFDKKFLADATVRFECVFLPDNGAFFVNYVIASAFIGNAMDLLRIPGLLMYMIRLCLARSAADRRNVKRHQAYEFQFGAAYAWMMNVFTVVMAYSITCPIIVPFGLMYMLLKHLVDRYNMYYAYLPSKLDKKIHSAAVTQVVAAPILCLFWLLFFSTVRTGFETPTSMFTLVVLIVTIVVCLSHVCFGHFKYLSAHNYKVHTLIDTKETDVDAVENGRPVRPSSSPTIKSQQQQQQQQQQMYIAQVLQDPNLDEPGGGSGEEDRGSSQDEEMLNGRNSINEADFQSGEDSLIANEVHQ
- the LOC116049136 gene encoding CSC1-like protein 2 isoform X1, which encodes MLRALIVTMAVFGGGGGQACSGQDNCSVNNESKDYCYSARIRSTVLQGLPFGGVPTVLALDFMCFLVLLFVFSILRKVAWDYGRLALVTDADSVRRDTDNYEAVTGNSVASAMHSETPDRYERLTSVSSSVDFDQRDNGFCSWLTAIFRIKDEEIREKCGEDAVHYLSFQRHIIGLLVVVGVLSVGIVLPVNFSGDLLVRYISKEAFLSQGVPRPPSKEENNAYSFGRTTIANLKSGTNLLWLHTTFAFMYLLLTVYSMRRHTSKMHYKEDDLVKRTLFINGISKYAEESQIKQHFEQAYENCTVLEARICYNVARLMSLNAERKKTERSKKFFTDLMAKEHVPTMINPKPCGHLCCCAITGCEEEEAVSYYTKREAKLKEEYRKEKEKVHTKPLGMAFVTFQNESMTAIILKDFNACQVQGCRCQQEPQSSQFSEVLHVHNWSVSYAPDPQNVRWEHLSLGGISWWIRCFIINVILFLLLFFLTTPAIIISTMDKFNVTKPVEYLNNPIVTQFFPTLLLWAFSALLPTIVYYSAFFEAHWTRSGENRTTMHKCYTFLIFMVLLLPSLGLSSLDVFFRWLFDKKFLADATVRFECVFLPDNGAFFVNYVIASAFIGNAMDLLRIPGLLMYMIRLCLARSAADRRNVKRHQAYEFQFGAAYAWMMNVFTVVMAYSITCPIIVPFGLMYMLLKHLVDRYNMYYAYLPSKLDKKIHSAAVTQVVAAPILCLFWLLFFSTVRTGFETPTSMFTLVVLIVTIVVCLSHVCFGHFKYLSAHNYKVHTLIDTKETDVDAVENGRPVRPSSSPTIKSQLQQQQQQQQQMYIAQVLQDPNLDEPGGGSGEEDRGSSQDEEMLNGRNSINEADFQSGEDSLIANEVHQ
- the LOC116049136 gene encoding CSC1-like protein 2 isoform X3; the protein is MLRALIVTMAVFGGGGGQACSGQDNCSVNNESKDYCYSARIRSTVLQGLPFGGVPTVLALDFMCFLVLLFVFSILRKVAWDYGRLALVTDADSVRRDTDNYEAVTGNSVASAMHSETPDRYERLTSVSSSVDFDQRDNGFCSWLTAIFRIKDEEIREKCGEDAVHYLSFQRHIIGLLVVVGVLSVGIVLPVNFSGDLLVRYISKEAFLSQGVPRPPSKEENNAYSFGRTTIANLKSGTNLLWLHTTFAFMYLLLTVYSMRRHTSKMHYKEDDLVKRTLFINGISKYAEESQIKQHFEQAYENCTVLEARICYNVARLMSLNAERKKTERSKKFFTDLMAKEHVPTMINPKPCGHLCCCAITGCEEEEAVSYYTKREAKLKEEYRKEKEKVHTKPLGMAFVTFQNESMTAIILKDFNACQVQGCRCQQEPQSSQFSEVLHVHNWSVSYAPDPQNVRWEHLSLGGISWWIRCFIINVILFLLLFFLTTPAIIISTMDKFNVTKPVEYLNNPIVTQFFPTLLLWAFSALLPTIVYYSAFFEAHWTRSGENRTTMHKCYTFLIFMVLLLPSLGLSSLDVFFRWLFDKKFLADATVRFECVFLPDNGAFFVNYVIASAFIGNAMDLLRIPGLLMYMIRLCLARSAADRRNVKRHQAYEFQFGAAYAWMMNVFTVVMAYSITCPIIVPFGLMYMLLKHLVDRYNMYYAYLPSKLDKKIHSAAVTQVVAAPILCLFWLLFFSTVRTGFETPTSMFTLVVLIVTIVVCLSHVCFGHFKYLSAHNYKVHTLIDTKETDVDAVENGRPVRPSSSPTIKSQQQQQQQQQMYIAQVLQDPNLDEPGGGSGEEDRGSSQDEEMLNGRNSINEADFQSGEDSLIANEVHQ
- the LOC116049136 gene encoding CSC1-like protein 2 isoform X9, with product MLRALIVTMAVFGGGGGQACSGQDNCSVNNESKDYCYSARIRSTVLQGLPFGGVPTVLALDFMCFLVLLFVFSILRKVAWDYGRLALVTDADSVRRDTDNYEAVTGNSVASAMHSETPDRYERLTSVSSSVDFDQRDNGFCSWLTAIFRIKDEEIREKCGEDAVHYLSFQRHIIGLLVVVGVLSVGIVLPVNFSGDLLVRYISKEAFLSQGVPRPPSKEENNAYSFGRTTIANLKSGTNLLWLHTTFAFMYLLLTVYSMRRHTSKMHYKEDDLVKRTLFINGISKYAEESQIKQHFEQAYENCTVLEARICYNVARLMSLNAERKKTERSKKFFTDLMAKEHVPTMINPKPCGHLCCCAITGCEEEEAVSYYTKREAKLKEEYRKEKEKVHTKPLGMAFVTFQNESMTAIILKDFNACQVQGCRCQQEPQSSQFSEVLHVHNWSVSYAPDPQNVRWEHLSLGGISWWIRCFIINVILFLLLFFLTTPAIIISTMDKFNVTKPVEYLNNPIVTQFFPTLLLWAFSALLPTIVYYSAFFEAHWTRSGENRTTMHKCYTFLIFMVLLLPSLGLSSLDVFFRWLFDKKFLADATVRFECVFLPDNGAFFVNYVIASAFIGNAMDLLRIPGLLMYMIRLCLARSAADRRNVKRHQAYEFQFGAAYAWMMNVFTVVMAYSITCPIIVPFGLMYMLLKHLVDRYNMYYAYLPSKLDKKIHSAAVTQVVAAPILCLFWLLFFSTVRTGFETPTSMFTLVVLIVTIVVCLSHVCFGHFKYLSAHNYKIDTKETDVDAVENGRPVRPSSSPTIKSQQQQQQQQQMYIAQVLQDPNLDEPGGGSGEEDRGSSQDEEMLNGRNSINEADFQSGEDSLIANEVHQ